DNA sequence from the Vicia villosa cultivar HV-30 ecotype Madison, WI linkage group LG3, Vvil1.0, whole genome shotgun sequence genome:
AAATAATCCGACCGTCCTTTTCAGACCATCGCACGTGCAACATACAATTTTATCAATCAGTTAAAGCTCACACGTGCTAGAtctaaataaattatttagatACCATATGAAAACGATAATCGATGCAAAAGATTTTCAACAAAAAACCAAAGCATCGGTATACAAAGGCGGCTGGAATTACAACACTGTCCCTTAGGGCCATGACATTAGCAGTGACCCATACCATACCATATATGCCACTAGTCAACCAAAAAATCACAACCCTTTATCAATCAATCTTACTTTCGTAACATCTGTCTCTATATATATTATTACTCAACAATACTGATCCATAACCATAACCACATTGATTCATCAGGAACAAAATGGAAGTGATGAGTCCGAATCAGAACAAGGAGgatcattttgattttgatttcaagAGGTTTTCATATCTAAGTGCTCCTTCTTCACCGAAACGGTTTGGTGAGGCTTTTTACTTAAGTGCCCCTACTAGTCCATCAAGCTTTTACGCCcaatttgaagatgaagatgatgatggattCGCGTTTCCGGTTAATCGAGAACAAGATTCTTCGCCTCGCTCGGCTGGTGAACTCTTCGACCATGGGAAAATCAAGCCATTGGAGTCTGTTAATTCGCCTCTTTTATCTCCGAATCGAGTCAAGCAATCTCCAATAGCGAAAGGAAAGAAAGCGATTGTAGAAGCTTTTTCATCTAAGAATAAGAATGATTTACCGGAGAGAAGAGGTAGAGATAGAACACCGTCTTCTGAATTTTCAACATCGAAATCTGGTAGAAGAATCATTCGTTCTGATTCTCCGTTTAGAAAACCACAATACACATGGATAGAAGAAAAACAAAGTAAACAATCGGAGGCTATTAAAGAGGAATCTTCTGAATCGGCTCCTTCATCTCATTCTTGGAAGAGTTCTCGAATATGGAGATTGAAGGATTTCTTGTTGTTTCGTAGTGCTTCAGAAGGGAGAGGAACGAGCAAGGATCCATTCAGGAAATTTCCTGTTTCTTACAACAAGAAATCGTCTGAAGAAGGTAAAGGTTCGTCGTCGCCGTTTAGATCGAATATACCAAAGGCTAGAAGAAAAGAACCGGTAGTTTCTGCACATGAATTGCATTACGCTAGAAAGAAAGCTGAAAATGAGGATTTGAAGAAGAAAACTTTTTTGCCTTATAAACAAGGGATTTTGGGTAAGTTAGCTGGGTTAGGATCAAGCACAAGatgaatgtgatgaaatattttatCATTCTTTCAATCTATgtgatagttttttttattttctttattattttctgCATAAACAAAACTGTATTCTTttgttgaaattttaattaatatatatacatTAATTGTTATTatgcatattatttatttatttttgttagaaTAGTTTTATAGAGACAAGGGCATGTGATGAATAGATGAAGACAAATGAGAACGCATATGGGCCGAATGATAGTATGATACTTTAACAAATTCAATTTGATAACGATCTTGCAGTGTTTGAAATTATCGGTTATAAGTTAGAAAACGGATAACAACTTCAAAATGTGCTGCACAAACACAAATGCACATGTTTCAATCTTTGCTTAGGGGAATGAAAAACTGAGAAATGAAAAGATGTCTTTTGAATGAGTGATTCAATGTAAAAATATTGTTAATAATTGCTAGGATTATGTTGGGAGTGAAAATGGAAATATTAATCTCTTTattactgttttttttttgttttttttttttactttttcaattCCCGAATCAAACTTTATGTAACATTTTAACCACATTTAATTTACTTTTATAGATTCCTTAattgagaaaagagaaaaaagtttACCTTACAAAATTCTTCATTATTAGTGTTTACCAAAAGAAAACTTTTCATATAGATTCCTTACTTTTACCATGTAGAGATTTTTTTATGCAAAAAAGTTCTTAGTACATGCATTGTA
Encoded proteins:
- the LOC131655336 gene encoding uncharacterized protein LOC131655336; translation: MEVMSPNQNKEDHFDFDFKRFSYLSAPSSPKRFGEAFYLSAPTSPSSFYAQFEDEDDDGFAFPVNREQDSSPRSAGELFDHGKIKPLESVNSPLLSPNRVKQSPIAKGKKAIVEAFSSKNKNDLPERRGRDRTPSSEFSTSKSGRRIIRSDSPFRKPQYTWIEEKQSKQSEAIKEESSESAPSSHSWKSSRIWRLKDFLLFRSASEGRGTSKDPFRKFPVSYNKKSSEEGKGSSSPFRSNIPKARRKEPVVSAHELHYARKKAENEDLKKKTFLPYKQGILGKLAGLGSSTR